In Macadamia integrifolia cultivar HAES 741 chromosome 1, SCU_Mint_v3, whole genome shotgun sequence, a single window of DNA contains:
- the LOC122079293 gene encoding cytosolic sulfotransferase 8-like, translated as MAQSAPYKICFVPKSREEEEEDEKIYKRYREIVSELPTTEGWLGSPLYQYQGFWYGLELGGVGPLAVQDHFKPQPSDILIVSTPKCGSTWLRSVAFAVMNRKAHPPSDQHHPLLLFNSHELVPLIEIHFYSDDVNGNRIPNLDILPSPRLFSTHMPYTSLPQSVAQSETSPKIVYICRNPKDTLVSWWRFSNKVRSNISLEPLKLEKIFKMFCKGMLSCCPFWDHVLGYWKESLERPQNVLFLKYEEMVAEPVLHLKLIAEFMGYPFSSMEEREGVIDQIINLCSFKNLSNLAVNKTGSSYPGISNSVFFGQGKVGDSANCLTPEMTEHLDRLTEQKIHGSGLTL; from the coding sequence ATGGCCCAAAGTGCTCCTTACAAAATATGTTTTGTACCcaaaagcagagaagaagaggaagaagatgagaaaatcTACAAGAGATACAGAGAGATTGTTTCCGAACTTCCCACAACAGAAGGTTGGTTAGGTAGCCCACTCTACCAATACCAAGGCTTTTGGTATGGTTTGGAACTTGGTGGTGTTGGACCATTGGCAGTTCAAGATCACTTCAAGCCACAACCCAGTGACATTCTTATTGTTAGCACCCCCAAATGTGGCTCAACTTGGCTGAGATCAGTAGCCTTTGCTGTCATGAATCGCAAAGCTCATCCTCCTTCAGATCAGCACCACCCTTTGCTCTTATTCAACTCACATGAGTTAGTACCACTGATAGAGATACATTTTTATAGTGACGATGTCAATGGCAACCGAATTCCTAATCTCGACATCCTTCCGTCGCCTAGACTGTTTAGCACACACATGCCTTACACATCACTACCGCAATCTGTAGCACAGTCAGAGACTTCCCCCAAGATTGTTTATATTTGCCGGAATCCTAAGGATACTCTAGTATCATGGTGGCGTTTTTCAAACAAGGTAAGGTCTAATATTTCCTTGGAGCCTCTGAAACTAGAAAAAATCTTCAAGATGTTTTGCAAAGGGATGTTATCATGTTGCCCATTTTGGGATCATGTGTTGGGTTATTGGAAAGAGAGCTTAGAAAGGCCTCAAAATGTGCTCTTCCTCAAGTATGAAGAGATGGTGGCTGAACCTGTTCTTCACTTGAAATTGATAGCAGAGTTTATGGGGTACCCCTTCTCCTCAATGGAAGAGAGGGAAGGAGTGATTGATCAAATAATAAATCTCTGCAGTTTCAAGAATTTAAGCAATTTGGCTGTCAATAAAACTGGTTCAAGTTATCCTGGTATTTCAAACAGTGTCTTCTTTGGGCAAGGTAAAGTTGGAGATTCTGCAAATTGCCTCACACCTGAGATGACGGAGCATCTGGACCGCCTCACAGAGCAAAAAATTCATGGTTCAGGCTTAACACTCTAA
- the LOC122079299 gene encoding cytosolic sulfotransferase 8-like, with translation MAHNPPYKICFVPKSREEEEEDEKIYKRYREIVAKLPTIEGWTGNQLYQYQGFWHNSKLVGVGPLAVQDHFKPQPDDILIASTPKCGLTSLQSLVFAVMNRKSHPPSSHHHPVLIFNPHDLVPLIETSLYSSYVNGNRIPNLDILPSPRLFSTHMPFALPPQSETPRIVYICRNPKDNLVSWWHFANNLRLNISLEPMKLEEAFERYYKGMTTCGPFWDHVLGYWKESLERPQNVLFLKYEEMVAEPALHLKQLAEFVGYPFEEKEEREGVIDQITKLCSFQNLINLAVNKTGTSYPTISNSIFFRQGKVGDSANCLAPEMMEQLDRITGQKFHGSGLTL, from the coding sequence ATGGCCCACAACCCTCCTTACAAAATATGTTTTGTACCCAAgagcagagaagaagaggaagaagatgagaaaatcTACAAAAGATACAGAGAGATTGTTGCCAAACTTCCCACAATAGAAGGTTGGACAGGTAACCAGCTCTACCAATACCAAGGCTTTTGGCACAATTCAAAACTTGTTGGTGTTGGACCATTGGCAGTTCAAGATCACTTCAAGCCACAACCTGATGACATTCTTATTGCTAGCACCCCCAAGTGTGGCTTAACTTCGCTGCAATCATTAGTCTTTGCTGTCATGAATCGCAAATCCCATCCTCCTTCATCTCACCACCACCCTGTGCTCATATTCAACCCACATGATCTAGTGCCACTGATAGAGACAAGTCTATATAGTAGCTATGTCAATGGCAATCGAATTCCTAACCTTGACATCCTTCCGTCGCCTAGACTGTTTAGCACACACATGCCTTTTGCATTGCCACCGCAATCAGAGACTCCCCGGATTGTTTATATTTGCCGGAACCCTAAGGATAATCTTGTATCATGGTGGCATTTCGCAAACAATTTAAGGTTGAATATTTCATTGGAGCCTATGAAATTGGAAGAAGCCTTTGAGAGGTATTACAAAGGGATGACTACATGTGGTCCATTTTGGGATCATGTGTTGGGTTATTGGAAAGAAAGCTTGGAAAGGCCTCAAAATGTGCTCTTCCTCAAGTATGAAGAGATGGTGGCTGAACCAGCTCTTCATTTGAAACAATTGGCAGAGTTCGTGGGGTACCCATtcgaagagaaggaagagagggaagggGTGATTGATCAAATAACAAAGCTCTGCAGTTTCCAGAATTTAATCAATTTGGCAGTGAATAAAACTGGAACAAGTTATCCTACTATTTCAAACAGCATCTTCTTCAGGCAAGGTAAAGTTGGAGATTCCGCAAATTGCCTCGCACCTGAGATGATGGAGCAGCTTGACCGCATCACCGGGCAAAAATTTCATGGTTCGGGCTTAACACtgtaa
- the LOC122074617 gene encoding ADP-ribosylation factor-like protein 8c isoform X2, producing the protein MELSLIGLQNAGKTSLVNAISMGGYTEDMIPTVGFNMRKVTKGNVTIKLWDLGGQRRFRTMWERYCRGVSAILYVVDAADRDSVPIARSELHDLLMKPSLSEIPLLVLGNKIDKSEALSKQALVDQLGLESITDREVCSYMISCKDSINIDAVIDWLIKHSKTVK; encoded by the exons ATGGAGCTTTCCCTTATTGGACTTCAAAATGCGGGGAAAACATCTCTTGTTAATGCTATTTCT ATGGGAGGCTATACTGAGGACATGATTCCAACT GTTGGATTCAATATGCGAAAGGTCACAAAGGGAAATGTAACCATTAAGCTTTGGGATCTTGGTGGGCAAAGGAGGTTTCGCACCATGTGGGAGCGATATTGTCGTGGTGTCTCTGCAATTCT GTATGTAGTTGATGCTGCTGATAGAGACAGTGTTCCTATAGCTCGAAGTGAATTGCATGACCTGCTCATGAAACCATCCTTAAGTGAGATTCCACTGTTGGTTCTTGGTAACAAGATTGATAAGTCTGAAGCTCTTTCCAAGCAAGCATTGGTAGATCAACT GGGGCTGGAGTCCATCACAGACAGGGAGGTCTGCTCCTACATGATCTCATGTAAAGATTCTATAAACATAGACGCCGTCATCGATTGGCTTATCAAACACTCAAAGACTGTTAAATGA
- the LOC122074617 gene encoding ADP-ribosylation factor-like protein 8c isoform X1 gives MGLWETFLNWLRSKFFKQEMELSLIGLQNAGKTSLVNAISMGGYTEDMIPTVGFNMRKVTKGNVTIKLWDLGGQRRFRTMWERYCRGVSAILYVVDAADRDSVPIARSELHDLLMKPSLSEIPLLVLGNKIDKSEALSKQALVDQLGLESITDREVCSYMISCKDSINIDAVIDWLIKHSKTVK, from the exons ATGGGACTGTGGGAGACCTTCCTCAATTGGCTCCGGAG TAAGTTTTTCAAACAGGAAATGGAGCTTTCCCTTATTGGACTTCAAAATGCGGGGAAAACATCTCTTGTTAATGCTATTTCT ATGGGAGGCTATACTGAGGACATGATTCCAACT GTTGGATTCAATATGCGAAAGGTCACAAAGGGAAATGTAACCATTAAGCTTTGGGATCTTGGTGGGCAAAGGAGGTTTCGCACCATGTGGGAGCGATATTGTCGTGGTGTCTCTGCAATTCT GTATGTAGTTGATGCTGCTGATAGAGACAGTGTTCCTATAGCTCGAAGTGAATTGCATGACCTGCTCATGAAACCATCCTTAAGTGAGATTCCACTGTTGGTTCTTGGTAACAAGATTGATAAGTCTGAAGCTCTTTCCAAGCAAGCATTGGTAGATCAACT GGGGCTGGAGTCCATCACAGACAGGGAGGTCTGCTCCTACATGATCTCATGTAAAGATTCTATAAACATAGACGCCGTCATCGATTGGCTTATCAAACACTCAAAGACTGTTAAATGA